From uncultured Desulfobacter sp.:
AGATGTGGCGTTCAGTGGCCCTGTCCAGGCTTTTAGCGTCTGCCATGCTCATCACAATGGCACCGGTTTTGTCCCCGGTTTTTCTTAACGCCTTGACCACCAGGGGATTTGAACCGGTCCTGGGGGACGCAAGGGCTTGGTCCATATCGCATAGATAAGCGCAGACCCCGTTCTGAACGGCAAATTCCCGACTGATAAAAACAGATGAATAGATTTCCCTGCCCTGTTCACTGACAATGGTGGGATAAAGTAAGGGTTTAAAATTTAACGTCCTTGCATCCACAATCAGTCCGGTATAGGGCTTGGCACCGGCAACGACTGAAGGCCTGTTTTTAACCGGTTCATCCGGGCCATGCTTCAACTCGTTGATCTTCGGGATCTGCCGGATGTGATCCGGGAGCACCAGTTGAAGAAATCCGCCATAAAATGTGGCCTCCATCCGGACTTCCACATCCAGGGCAGATGTATACAGTTGACGATAAACCCGGGCATCCTGGGCAATCTTCTCAATCCCGGCAAGAATGGCATCATGGGTTGATGCGTATTCCCCCACCGTGAGATCCCCTGAAATTTTCACCTGCTTGAGAATGGCAATCAGGTTCCGGGTTGCATTGGCCCTGGCAGACCCCGGCATGGCCACAGCCTTGCCTTCGGCATTTATTTTAGGGGTGGCATGGCCTGTGGCCGTAACAAGACCGATTGTCCAGTCTATATGTCCGTTTTCAAGAGATTGAAGACAATGGGGCAAGGCGTTTTGTGTAAACATTATCATACCCAAAACGACAATCCCTAACCTCAGCAATTGATGGGGTTTCATCCGTTAAGACCCCGGCCTGATAATGACGCAAGAAAATGCTGCTCAACCAAATCAGCAAGCGATCCTGTATCCTCTAACCCGAAGCACGGTTTTTCTCCGGGCCGAATATCCGTATCTGTCACAAAGGCAACAAGATCGGGGTCTTCAAGGCACAAAGGTGCTTCATGAGGACTTTCTTTCCTGAAAACTTCAATCTTCGGAAGACGGAATGTCTTGAATCCTTCAGCAAGAATAAGGTCCATATCACCCAGATAGCTAAAAAATTTCTCTTCGGCCGGACGGGTATCCTCTTTTACCAGGGCCACCTTTGTATCCGTCACAATAAGAGAGGCAACAGCGCCAGCATTTTTATGCCGCCAGCTGTCCTTTCCCTGTTTGTCAAAATTAGCTTTATGGGTGTGTTTCACCGAGCCCACACGATATCCCCGTGCACTCAGCTCTCTAATCAGCTTTTCCATCAAAGTGGTTTTACCGGAGTTGGATTTGCCGACAATTAAAACAATCTTGGAATTCTTTTCGCTATTCATAGTATACAGACTTGAAATTTTTTTATAGGCTCACTCTTGTACCATTGATTAAATATCGCTAAGGTATAAAATGCACTTGTAAGAAAGTCAAGAAAAGGAGGATATTATGGATTTATCTTATATTTGTGTTAATCATAATTGTTCGTTCCCAGGGGCAAATCCCTTTGAAATGACATTTAAATCAGAATCCATCATGGATGAGAATAATGTTGCCAGCTTGTTCTGCCCGTTTTGTGGAAAGGAACTAATGCTGGTCAAGGTTCCGGATGTATTCCCGGAAAATTTATCAAAGGACAGCACAAGATAGCATAGCTGAATTAAACGGAATTTGTTTCGGATCGGCCTAAAAAATCTATGAAATTTCGATTAAAAATATATTTTGTATTTTTTATTGTCTTACTTACAGTTGGTAGCATTGGATTCATGCTATTTGAGAATATGTCATTGACCAATGCTATATATTTCTCAATTGTAACTATGGCTACTGTGGGTTATGGAGATATCCATCCTCAAACTGCAATCGGTAAAATTCTGACCATCATCATCATCATTGGGGGGGTCGGGACATTTCTAAGTGTTGTTGCCAGTATTACAGACGTGTTTGTCAATCGTCGTGAGGAAAAAATTCGGAAAGAAAAAGTCAACATGGTATTGGGATTGTTTTTCAGCGAAATGGGGAACGATCTTTTAAAACATTTTGTCAAATTTGACAATGAAGTTAAATCGTTATACAAAAACCTCAAAGTTTCAATAAAATGGGAAAATCAAGATTTCAACAAGGCATATGATCTTTTAAAAAAACATCGTATCTCAATCAGTTCGCAGAAAGGAGAAATGCAGGCCCTATTAAAATGTATGCAAAGCCGATCAGATTTGCTTTTAAGATTAATTGAAAATCCGATTATTCAAGAACATGAAAATTTTACGGAATTGCTGCGTGCAATATTCCACCTGCGAGATGAACTCTCACAACGCAATAATTTATCCGAATTATTGGATTCTGATCGTAAACATCTTGAAGGGGATATCTCAAGAGTCTATAAGTTGTTGATATTTGAATGGTTGCGTTATCTTCGTTATATCAAAAAGAATTATGGTTACCTTTTTTCTTTGGCAGTTCGAACCAATCCATTTGACCCGGACGCAACAGTTGCCGTAAAAAACTAAAGATATTATCCGTATTTCATACACTACTCAAAAATCCGGATGAGCCTCACCCCGTCCAGCCGAAGTCTCGCATTTAGGATCAGGGATTTAAAATGCGCCTGCTCTTTGATCACGGTCTCAGCTTCTTTAACCGAAACTCCGGGGTTAATTTTTGACAGGGTGACCAGACGATCCTTTTCCCGGGTCAGCACGTTCTCCATTTTTGCTACACCTTCAAGCCGATGCGCCTGTGCTGTTTTTCGGGCCAGGTTCTGACTTTTATCCAGCATGTCCGGCACTATTTCTTGAACCACTTGCGGCAAGTCCAGAAACCAGCCTGGATCATCTAAGAGAAGAGAAGATTCCCAGTTGACAGGCAGATCCCCAGGGGTTAGCGGCTTTCCGTTATGATCAACCACAACACGAATCGGCAGCGCGGGAAGAAACCTGTCGGCCAAAGCCCCATCCCCATCAGGAAGGTCCAGAAGGAAAAGCGTTTCCAGAACCAGACCCTGCCGGCCTGTCCCGGAAAGCCTGGCCACGGCAGCCTGACCCTCTCCCTGGGTAATAAAATACTCCATCACCTGGCGGACAAAGGGATGATCCCAGGTCAAAAAATCAAGATCGTCACGGGCAATGGCTGTGGCCCTGTCAAAGGTGACAAATTTGCCGCCTCCGTTCAATGCGGGAAAATTTTCATCGGTCATGCGATCGGCTATGAAAGAAACCACCGAATTACCCGGAACCTCAGTGACCTGATCGGTTTCAATGCCGTAAACATCCAGCAAATCCGCCATTAAATTATGAAGGTCTTGGGATTTTTCCGTTTGCTGAATCACCTGAATTAATGCATGGGCAGATTCCGGTTTAAAGGAATTCAACTCAAAAAGAATATGACGGCCCTGGTTCAAATCTTTAGTAATCTGCTTTACAAAGGCTGCGGTGTCATGGATCAAAT
This genomic window contains:
- the mobB gene encoding molybdopterin-guanine dinucleotide biosynthesis protein B translates to MNSEKNSKIVLIVGKSNSGKTTLMEKLIRELSARGYRVGSVKHTHKANFDKQGKDSWRHKNAGAVASLIVTDTKVALVKEDTRPAEEKFFSYLGDMDLILAEGFKTFRLPKIEVFRKESPHEAPLCLEDPDLVAFVTDTDIRPGEKPCFGLEDTGSLADLVEQHFLASLSGRGLNG
- a CDS encoding potassium channel family protein, with translation MKFRLKIYFVFFIVLLTVGSIGFMLFENMSLTNAIYFSIVTMATVGYGDIHPQTAIGKILTIIIIIGGVGTFLSVVASITDVFVNRREEKIRKEKVNMVLGLFFSEMGNDLLKHFVKFDNEVKSLYKNLKVSIKWENQDFNKAYDLLKKHRISISSQKGEMQALLKCMQSRSDLLLRLIENPIIQEHENFTELLRAIFHLRDELSQRNNLSELLDSDRKHLEGDISRVYKLLIFEWLRYLRYIKKNYGYLFSLAVRTNPFDPDATVAVKN